Proteins from one Telopea speciosissima isolate NSW1024214 ecotype Mountain lineage chromosome 1, Tspe_v1, whole genome shotgun sequence genomic window:
- the LOC122639380 gene encoding nuclear speckle RNA-binding protein B-like: MDSPEFPTSSSSPPRKEIQIQGPRPAPLKVRKDSYKIKKPPLVPQQPSQLPPPQPPRQPVIIYTVSPKVIHTTASDFMTLVQRLTGPNSSSSSSSFSYTTVSSSSSSSSLSSSYVDNTASVLASPAARFASIEKVNNNSPTFQAVKSRKGSGSVAVVESRLDEDIRDASGTVERTCLFPGILSPGPSSFPPISPNFFSPTPDPNSSSLAFLQDLSPIFHGNRSYIDGTMVPSPTTFFSSAPLTSPTPFMDLFNQFDL, translated from the coding sequence ATGGACTCTCCTGAATTCCCCACCAGTTCTTCATCTCCGCCGAGGAAGGAAATTCAGATCCAGGGCCCTCGACCGGCGCCGCTGAAAGTTCGTAAAGACTCCTACAAGATCAAAAAGCCACCTCTCGTACCACAACAACCATCTCAGCTGCCGCCACCGCAACCGCCTCGCCAGCCGGTGATTATCTACACCGTCTCACCCAAGGTAATTCACACCACTGCAAGTGACTTCATGACACTAGTCCAACGTCTCACTGGCCCcaattcatcttcttcttcctcttctttttcttacaCTACtgtctcatcatcatcatcctcatcgtCGTTGTCGTCATCTTATGTTGATAATACTGCTAGTGTTCTTGCTTCGCCGGCGGCACGATTCGCCTCGATTGAAAAGGTTAATAATAATAGCCCTACTTTCCAAGCGGTGAAATCAAGAAAGGGAAGTGGTAGTGTTGCTGTGGTGGAGAGCAGATTAGATGAAGACATTAGAGATGCAAGCGGTACAGTTGAAAGGACATGTTTGTTCCCAGGGATACTATCGCCTGGTCCATCTTCTTTCCCTCCCATCTCTCCCAACTTCTTCTCTCCAACACCTGACCCCAATTCATCATCACTTGCTTTCTTACAAGATCTAAGCCCTATTTTCCATGGAAACAGGAGTTATATAGATGGTACCATGGTGCCAAGCCCAACAACCTTCTTTTCTTCTGCTCCTTTAACTTCTCCTACTCCATTTATGGATCTCTTCAATCAATTTGATTTATAA
- the LOC122646493 gene encoding uridylate kinase yields the protein MASSSFSSVVVSPMGSFGALPSPSSTPLLFPFKHCNRLMMGYQRTVRRMMLNCSSSEIGPLSDQMHIRQSQISTVTPFGLTLDEAGMSKPSYKWQRVLLKVSGEALAGDQKQNIDPKITMSIAREVASVTRLGIEVAIVVGGGNIFRGSSWAGCSGLDRSSADYIGMLATVMNAIFLQATMESIGIPTRVQTAFRMSEVAEPYIRRRAVRHLEKGRVVIFAAGTGNPFFTTDTAAALRCAEINAEVLLKATNVDGVYDDDPRHNSSACLLDNLSYQDVTSKDLSVMDMTAITLCQENNIPVVVFNLTKPGNISKAIMGERVGTLIGRSWNELMA from the exons atggcttcttcttcattctcctcTGTTGTAGTTTCTCCTATGGGGTCCTTCGGCGCCCTGCCTTCTCCATCGTCAACTCcacttctctttcccttcaaaCACTGCAACCGTCTGATGATGGGTTACCAAAGAACTGTTCGTAGGATGATGCTTAACTGCTCTTCTTCTGAAATAGGTCCATTATCAGACCAAATGCATATCAG GCAATCTCAAATATCTACTGTGACGCCCTTTGGACTGACACTGGATGAAGCTGGAATGTCTAAGCCTTCATATAAATGGCAAAGGGTGCTGCTTAAAGTAAGTGGAGAAGCACTTGCTGGAgatcaaaaacaaaatattgaTCCAAAG ATTACAATGTCCATTGCAAGGGAAGTGGCATCTGTGACTCggcttggcattgag GTCGCGATAGTGGTTGGTGGTGGGAATATCTTTCGTGGATCTTCTTGGGCGGGTTGTAGTGGCCTCGACCGTTCATCTGCCGATTACATTGG GATGTTAGCAACTGTTATGAATGCAATATTCCTGCAAGCAACAATGGAGAGCATTGGCATCCCGACGCGGGTTCAGACTGCATTCCGCATGTCTGAAGTGGCAGAGCCATACATTAGAAGAAGAGCTGTCAGGCATCTGGAGAAAGGAAGGGTGGTTATCTTTGCAGCAGGGACTGGGAACCCATTCTTCACAACAGATACTGCAGCAGCCCTCCGTTGTGCAGAAA TTAATGCAGAGGTTTTGCTGAAGGCTACAAATGTTGATGGGGTCTATGATGATGACCCTAGGCATAATTCAAGCGCCTGCCTGCTAGACAATCTAAGCTATCAGGACGTGACATCAAAGGATCTTTCGGTGATGGACATGACGGCAATAACTTTGTGTCAAGAAAACAACATTCCTG TTGTTGTCTTCAATCTAACGAAACCTGGTAATATCTCCAAAGCCATTATGGGAGAAAGAGTTGGCACTTTGATTGGGAGGTCTTGGAATGAACTCATGGCATAG
- the LOC122648866 gene encoding uncharacterized protein LOC122648866 isoform X2 — protein MAEICQKCGDKGYLDCLIYCSQCKVAVEHLYCLDNRPDRDVYVTWLCEQCAPRSSSPLNRLSLHPVRRSKRLRIRKRKKIWKRKDVLNFSKTETNVQNCDSTALQSHNLCLKGDTQMNEDMPDPSGVTTDPLPCKGNYDQHFSDGNHEGAKESKKLGRKLILDDEEISEEDTGSAEDRNSPVAPDVRNAPFGISSHKPSPEHGYYGPAQPVIDPVWRGCFSMCNEKSRKEVGVVAHLSNKACFKVLEGTNALPVFLGLEMLPRPYAWPKSFSRMSPTDDNIGLYFFPESKRDKAVFNWLLYEIIDRDLALKFVTDNAELLIFSSLQLPPLFQRFHGECYLWGVFRGKQVSHPPQPAEHLLIRDSGIECDLPSMTADDFGSQKGRCPSKTWSQWSPLSPFSSYGSGSPHSPLHQKAKPSGFSVFACPDIIEKAVDNEQDLEKQNAYEKVEERHAYEKQHEYEEGEVKMKDCDVVLLHSGGPWLDSLDASKENIGFEGSCLELFPLEMEDIAVVSKARGSSDVDLELALGRSGWEDSKSRSPGCKQLISKCCTLGLSNTAF, from the exons GCGGAGATTTGCCAAAAATGTGGTGACAAGGGTTATTTGGATTGTCTAATTTACTGTTCCCAGTGTAAAGTGGCCGTTGAGCATCT CTACTGCTTAGACAACAGGCCTGATCGAGATGTATATGTCACTTGGTTATGTGAGCAATGTGCACCTAGGTCCTCATCTCCCTTAAACAGGCTTAGTTTACACCCGGTCAGGAGGAGTAAACGTCTTAGGATtaggaagaggaaaaagatttggaagaggaaagaTGTATTGAATTTCTCAAAAACTGAGACAAATGTGCAGAATTGCGACTCTACTGCACTACAATCTCATAACCTTTGTTTGAAGGGAGACACACAGATGAATGAAGATATGCCTGATCCTTCTGGGGTAACAACTGATCCTCTTCCATGTAAGGGAAACTA TGATCAACACTTTTCTGATGGTAATCATGAAGGAGCTAAGGAGTCGAAAAAGCTGGGAAGAAAATTGATACTGGATGATGAGGAGATTTCAGAAGAGGATACTGGATCTGCTGAAGACAGAAACTCTCCAGTAGCTCCAGATGTCAGGAATGCTCCTTTTGGTATTTCAAGCCATAAGCCATCTCCAGAACATGGTTACTATGGCCCTGCACAGCCGGTCATTGATCCTGTCTGGAG GGGATGCTTTAGCATGTGTAATGAAAAGTCTCGTAAAGAAGTAGGTGTTGTTGCCCATTTATCAAACAAAGCATGCTTCAAGGTGTTAGAGGGGACAAATGCACTGCCAGTTTTTCTTGGATTAGAAATGCTGCCAAGGCCTTATGCCTGGCCCAAGAGTTTCAGTAGAATGTCCCCCACTGATGACAATATTGGTCTTTATTTCTTCCCTGAAAGCAAACG AGACAAAGCAGTGTTCAATTGGCTTCTTTATGAAATAATTGATCGGGACCTTGCGCTGAAATTTGTGACTGATAATGCAGAGCTCCTAATCTTCTCGTCTCTTCAATTGCCACCACTATTCCAGA GATTTCATGGAGAGTGTTATCTCTGGGGTGTATTTAGGGGGAAGCAAGTTTCACATCCCCCACAACCTGCTGAGCATCTTTTGATTCGAGATAGCGGCATTGAGTGTGACCTGCCATCCATGACAGCAGATGATTTTGGCAGTCAAAAAGGGAGGTGCCCCAGTAAGACGTGGAGCCAGTGGAGTCCTCTTAGTCCTTTTAGCAGCTATGGTTCTGGTTCACCACATTCTCCTTTGCATCAGAAAGCCAAGCCGTCTGGCTTTTCTGTATTTGCTTGTCCTGACATTATTGAGAAGGCAGTTGATAATGAACAGGACCTGGAGAAGCAGAATGCATATGAAAAAGTGGAAGAGCGACATGCATATGAAAAACAGCATGAATATGAAGAAGGGGAGGTGAAGATGAAAGATTGTGATGTGGTTTTATTACACAGTGGAGGGCCATGGCTTGATTCCTTGGACGCAAGCAAGGAAAATATTGGTTTTGAAGGATCCTGTTTGGAGTTGTTTCCATTAGAGATGGAAGATATTGCTGTTGTTTCAAAAGCGAGAGGCAGTAGTGATGTTGACCTGGAGTTAGCATTAGGTCGATCTGGTTGGGAGGATTCCAAAAGTAGGTCACCTGGGTGTAAGCAGCTGATAAGTAAATGTTGCACTCTTGGTCTAAGTAACACGGCATTTTAA
- the LOC122648866 gene encoding uncharacterized protein LOC122648866 isoform X1, which yields MAEICQKCGDKGYLDCLIYCSQCKVAVEHLYCLDNRPDRDVYVTWLCEQCAPRSSSPLNRLSLHPVRRSKRLRIRKRKKIWKRKDVLNFSKTETNVQNCDSTALQSHNLCLKGDTQMNEDMPDPSGVTTDPLPCKGNYEHFSDDNCEEGAKKSKKQGRKLILDDEGISEEDTGSAEDGNSPVASDVRIAPFSLSSHKPSPFDLPAEVTADPLQCKVNFDQHFSDGNHEGAKESKKLGRKLILDDEEISEEDTGSAEDRNSPVAPDVRNAPFGISSHKPSPEHGYYGPAQPVIDPVWRGCFSMCNEKSRKEVGVVAHLSNKACFKVLEGTNALPVFLGLEMLPRPYAWPKSFSRMSPTDDNIGLYFFPESKRDKAVFNWLLYEIIDRDLALKFVTDNAELLIFSSLQLPPLFQRFHGECYLWGVFRGKQVSHPPQPAEHLLIRDSGIECDLPSMTADDFGSQKGRCPSKTWSQWSPLSPFSSYGSGSPHSPLHQKAKPSGFSVFACPDIIEKAVDNEQDLEKQNAYEKVEERHAYEKQHEYEEGEVKMKDCDVVLLHSGGPWLDSLDASKENIGFEGSCLELFPLEMEDIAVVSKARGSSDVDLELALGRSGWEDSKSRSPGCKQLISKCCTLGLSNTAF from the exons GCGGAGATTTGCCAAAAATGTGGTGACAAGGGTTATTTGGATTGTCTAATTTACTGTTCCCAGTGTAAAGTGGCCGTTGAGCATCT CTACTGCTTAGACAACAGGCCTGATCGAGATGTATATGTCACTTGGTTATGTGAGCAATGTGCACCTAGGTCCTCATCTCCCTTAAACAGGCTTAGTTTACACCCGGTCAGGAGGAGTAAACGTCTTAGGATtaggaagaggaaaaagatttggaagaggaaagaTGTATTGAATTTCTCAAAAACTGAGACAAATGTGCAGAATTGCGACTCTACTGCACTACAATCTCATAACCTTTGTTTGAAGGGAGACACACAGATGAATGAAGATATGCCTGATCCTTCTGGGGTAACAACTGATCCTCTTCCATGTAAGGGAAACTATGAACACTTTTCTGATGATAATTGTGAAGAAGGAGCTAAGAAGTCGAAAAAACAGGGAAGAAAATTGATACTGGATGATGAGGGGATTTCAGAAGAGGATACTGGATCTGCTGAAGACGGAAACTCTCCAGTAGCTTCAGATGTCAGGATTGCTCCTTTTAGTCTTTCAAGCCATAAGCCATCTCCTTTTGATCTTCCTGCTGAGGTAACAGCTGATCCTCTTCAATGCAAGGTAAACTTTGATCAACACTTTTCTGATGGTAATCATGAAGGAGCTAAGGAGTCGAAAAAGCTGGGAAGAAAATTGATACTGGATGATGAGGAGATTTCAGAAGAGGATACTGGATCTGCTGAAGACAGAAACTCTCCAGTAGCTCCAGATGTCAGGAATGCTCCTTTTGGTATTTCAAGCCATAAGCCATCTCCAGAACATGGTTACTATGGCCCTGCACAGCCGGTCATTGATCCTGTCTGGAG GGGATGCTTTAGCATGTGTAATGAAAAGTCTCGTAAAGAAGTAGGTGTTGTTGCCCATTTATCAAACAAAGCATGCTTCAAGGTGTTAGAGGGGACAAATGCACTGCCAGTTTTTCTTGGATTAGAAATGCTGCCAAGGCCTTATGCCTGGCCCAAGAGTTTCAGTAGAATGTCCCCCACTGATGACAATATTGGTCTTTATTTCTTCCCTGAAAGCAAACG AGACAAAGCAGTGTTCAATTGGCTTCTTTATGAAATAATTGATCGGGACCTTGCGCTGAAATTTGTGACTGATAATGCAGAGCTCCTAATCTTCTCGTCTCTTCAATTGCCACCACTATTCCAGA GATTTCATGGAGAGTGTTATCTCTGGGGTGTATTTAGGGGGAAGCAAGTTTCACATCCCCCACAACCTGCTGAGCATCTTTTGATTCGAGATAGCGGCATTGAGTGTGACCTGCCATCCATGACAGCAGATGATTTTGGCAGTCAAAAAGGGAGGTGCCCCAGTAAGACGTGGAGCCAGTGGAGTCCTCTTAGTCCTTTTAGCAGCTATGGTTCTGGTTCACCACATTCTCCTTTGCATCAGAAAGCCAAGCCGTCTGGCTTTTCTGTATTTGCTTGTCCTGACATTATTGAGAAGGCAGTTGATAATGAACAGGACCTGGAGAAGCAGAATGCATATGAAAAAGTGGAAGAGCGACATGCATATGAAAAACAGCATGAATATGAAGAAGGGGAGGTGAAGATGAAAGATTGTGATGTGGTTTTATTACACAGTGGAGGGCCATGGCTTGATTCCTTGGACGCAAGCAAGGAAAATATTGGTTTTGAAGGATCCTGTTTGGAGTTGTTTCCATTAGAGATGGAAGATATTGCTGTTGTTTCAAAAGCGAGAGGCAGTAGTGATGTTGACCTGGAGTTAGCATTAGGTCGATCTGGTTGGGAGGATTCCAAAAGTAGGTCACCTGGGTGTAAGCAGCTGATAAGTAAATGTTGCACTCTTGGTCTAAGTAACACGGCATTTTAA